A window of Proteus columbae contains these coding sequences:
- the agaW gene encoding PTS N-acetylgalactosamine transporter subunit IIC, with protein sequence MIFEASLVALWAFFCGIDKYDVALNIHRPLITGPVVGLIMGDMQVGLIAGATLELAWLGLVPNAGAQPPDVTLGTIAAVAFAVMTKQSPEVAMGIGMPIAVLMQMLVIGFFAVTAFTMGKADRYAERADAAGISRLLIITITVRSLLYALVAFVTVYFGEHAAQWIDENTPKVLLEGLGIGAKMVPAIGFAMLLKIMWSKEVAGVFFIGFVMTTYLKLPIMAVAILGASAAALYFFFSGNNKNSSQQNEDFEDGI encoded by the coding sequence ATGATTTTTGAAGCTTCTTTAGTGGCTTTATGGGCCTTCTTTTGCGGTATAGATAAGTATGACGTTGCATTAAATATTCACAGACCATTAATCACAGGGCCTGTTGTGGGGCTGATTATGGGTGATATGCAGGTTGGATTGATTGCGGGTGCAACGTTAGAGCTCGCATGGTTAGGACTAGTTCCCAATGCGGGTGCTCAGCCACCTGATGTGACATTAGGGACAATCGCTGCGGTTGCTTTTGCGGTAATGACAAAACAATCACCAGAAGTTGCAATGGGAATTGGGATGCCTATTGCTGTGTTAATGCAAATGCTCGTGATTGGTTTCTTTGCTGTGACCGCTTTCACCATGGGAAAAGCAGATAGATACGCAGAAAGAGCCGATGCAGCAGGTATTTCACGGCTACTGATCATCACGATTACGGTGCGTTCATTACTCTATGCTTTGGTTGCTTTTGTTACGGTTTATTTCGGTGAACATGCTGCTCAATGGATTGATGAAAATACACCAAAAGTCTTGCTAGAAGGCTTAGGTATTGGCGCGAAAATGGTTCCTGCAATTGGTTTCGCCATGTTGCTAAAAATCATGTGGTCAAAAGAAGTGGCAGGTGTGTTCTTTATTGGCTTCGTGATGACGACTTATCTGAAACTTCCAATTATGGCGGTCGCTATTTTAGGCGCGTCAGCCGCAGCACTTTACTTCTTCTTTAGTGGTAATAACAAAAATTCAAGTCAGCAGAATGAGGATTTCGAAGATGGTATCTGA
- the agaV gene encoding PTS N-acetylgalactosamine transporter subunit IIB, with translation MNTPNIVWTRIDERLLHGQIRITWGKHTEANLILVANDDAAEGPNAAFMQAGMKASAGGEYAVRFFSIQKTIDVISKASPRQKIFVLCNNPTDVARLVEGGVPITHCNVGNMHFHEGKRQIAKTVSVNETDIDAFKRLVANGVTCTIQNTPDQTPVDVLALASA, from the coding sequence ATGAACACACCGAATATTGTCTGGACCCGCATTGATGAACGTTTACTCCATGGTCAAATCCGCATTACATGGGGTAAACATACGGAAGCAAACCTGATTTTAGTGGCTAATGATGACGCAGCAGAAGGCCCCAATGCCGCATTTATGCAAGCTGGAATGAAAGCATCAGCTGGTGGTGAATATGCTGTTCGCTTCTTCTCTATTCAAAAAACCATTGATGTTATTAGTAAAGCATCACCTCGTCAGAAAATTTTTGTTTTGTGTAATAACCCAACAGATGTTGCCCGTTTAGTGGAAGGGGGCGTGCCTATTACTCATTGTAATGTTGGCAATATGCATTTTCATGAAGGGAAACGCCAAATTGCGAAAACCGTGTCAGTCAATGAAACAGACATTGATGCGTTTAAAAGGCTCGTTGCAAATGGTGTAACTTGCACAATTCAAAACACTCCCGATCAGACACCTGTTGATGTGTTAGCACTCGCATCAGCCTGA
- a CDS encoding SIS domain-containing protein: MEYLSYQTAQLEQLNAFWTAKEIEQQPECWKKTWLSVKENRTEIQAFLDKALSLPYARIILTGAGTSAFAGKALAPILSGHTKRRVDAIATTDLVADPQEYLAEDIPTLLISFARSGNSPESVAALDVATECLSQCYHLVLTCNPNGKLYEYCQNNRSALALLMPEESNDRSLAMTSSFSSMMMAAVTIFLGDNVFSDSIAPFFSDYKAQFDKANQIIREKYAGKFKRVIYLGSGGLQGLAQEAALKMLELTAGKVVASFDTPLGFRHGPKSIVNKETLVVMFFSNDPYTRQYETDLLREVIHDNASGKVIAITARNDNTFSKESFVYIPALENCSDVALLFPYLMLAQSFAFHSSIALGNTPDNPSPTGEINRVVQGVTIYPFSLKTEDTQSALN, translated from the coding sequence ATGGAATATTTAAGTTATCAGACCGCTCAATTAGAGCAACTGAATGCATTTTGGACTGCGAAAGAAATTGAGCAACAACCAGAATGTTGGAAAAAAACATGGCTATCAGTGAAAGAAAATCGTACTGAGATCCAAGCCTTTTTAGATAAAGCGCTCTCACTGCCTTATGCGCGAATTATCTTAACCGGTGCGGGTACGTCTGCTTTTGCTGGAAAAGCGTTAGCACCCATTTTAAGTGGTCATACAAAACGTCGAGTAGATGCGATTGCAACCACTGATTTAGTGGCTGATCCACAAGAATATTTAGCGGAAGACATTCCAACATTACTAATCTCTTTTGCACGTTCAGGTAATAGCCCTGAAAGTGTGGCTGCGTTAGATGTTGCGACTGAATGCCTATCACAATGTTATCACTTAGTACTGACGTGTAATCCAAATGGCAAACTTTATGAGTATTGCCAAAACAACCGCAGTGCATTGGCATTATTGATGCCAGAAGAATCAAACGACCGCTCTTTAGCGATGACCTCTAGCTTTTCATCCATGATGATGGCGGCTGTAACCATCTTTTTAGGTGATAACGTTTTTAGTGACTCAATCGCGCCATTTTTTAGTGATTATAAAGCGCAGTTTGATAAAGCGAATCAAATTATCCGCGAAAAATACGCCGGTAAATTTAAACGGGTTATTTACTTAGGAAGTGGCGGATTACAAGGATTAGCGCAAGAAGCAGCTTTAAAAATGTTAGAGCTAACTGCGGGTAAAGTGGTTGCTAGTTTTGATACTCCATTAGGCTTCCGACATGGCCCTAAGTCTATCGTAAATAAAGAAACTTTAGTGGTGATGTTTTTCTCTAATGATCCTTACACTCGTCAATATGAGACTGACTTATTACGAGAGGTTATTCACGATAATGCATCAGGTAAGGTGATCGCGATCACCGCACGAAATGATAATACTTTCTCAAAAGAGAGTTTTGTTTATATTCCTGCGCTAGAGAACTGTTCAGATGTGGCGCTATTGTTCCCTTACTTGATGTTGGCGCAATCATTCGCATTTCACAGTTCCATTGCACTAGGGAATACGCCTGATAACCCGTCTCCGACAGGAGAAATCAACCGTGTTGTACAAGGCGTCACAATTTATCCGTTCTCACTTAAAACAGAAGACACACAGTCTGCTTTAAATTAA
- the kbaZ gene encoding tagatose-bisphosphate aldolase subunit KbaZ → MHPLEKIVQQHKSGKQNGIYSVCSAHPLVIEAALLQALDNDSFLLIEATSNQVDQFGGYTGMTPADFYQYVIEQAEKVGFPIEKLILGGDHLGPNRWQHLNAKEAMANADVLIAHYVAAGFKKIHLDCSMSCADDPIPLTDEIVASRAARLAVIAENTAKETFGSSDIVYVVGTEVPVPGGAAEELDTVEVTSPDAARKTLECHRQAFQKAGVSDCWERVIGLVVQPGVEFDHTGIIDYQPEKAQALSQVVNDYSHIVFEAHSTDYQTKEAYKQLVHDHFAILKVGPALTFAMREGLYALCSIEETLFPQDQCSKLREKMEQLMCREPGFWQKYYHGDERQQAFARVYSFSDRIRYYWPDAEINAAIDTLMDNLSVKPIPLPLLSQYLPYQFTQFREGMIDGSPESFVIAKIRDVLSVYADACYVH, encoded by the coding sequence ATGCATCCTTTAGAAAAGATTGTTCAGCAACATAAATCAGGCAAACAGAATGGTATTTATTCTGTTTGTTCTGCCCATCCTTTAGTAATAGAAGCAGCTCTATTACAAGCGCTGGATAATGATTCCTTTCTGCTAATTGAAGCCACCTCTAATCAGGTTGATCAGTTTGGTGGTTATACGGGAATGACCCCCGCTGATTTTTACCAATACGTCATTGAACAGGCTGAAAAAGTAGGTTTTCCTATCGAGAAACTTATTCTTGGTGGTGATCATTTAGGGCCTAATCGTTGGCAACATCTTAATGCCAAAGAAGCGATGGCAAATGCAGACGTGTTGATTGCACATTATGTTGCCGCAGGTTTCAAAAAAATCCATCTTGATTGCAGTATGTCTTGTGCTGATGATCCTATCCCGTTAACAGACGAAATTGTGGCCTCTCGCGCAGCACGTCTTGCGGTGATTGCAGAAAATACCGCAAAAGAAACATTTGGTTCTAGTGACATTGTTTATGTTGTTGGTACAGAAGTGCCCGTTCCGGGCGGTGCTGCCGAAGAACTTGATACCGTTGAAGTGACTTCACCAGACGCAGCGCGTAAAACATTAGAGTGCCACCGCCAAGCTTTTCAAAAGGCGGGAGTTTCTGACTGTTGGGAGCGCGTGATTGGTTTAGTGGTTCAACCCGGTGTTGAGTTTGATCACACTGGTATCATTGATTACCAACCTGAAAAAGCACAGGCATTAAGCCAAGTGGTGAACGATTATTCTCACATTGTTTTTGAAGCACACTCTACGGACTACCAAACCAAAGAGGCTTATAAACAATTAGTTCATGACCATTTTGCCATTTTAAAAGTTGGGCCTGCCTTAACCTTTGCTATGCGTGAAGGTTTATACGCACTCTGCTCGATTGAAGAAACATTATTCCCTCAAGATCAGTGCTCTAAATTGCGTGAAAAAATGGAACAACTGATGTGCCGTGAGCCAGGATTTTGGCAAAAATACTATCACGGAGATGAACGTCAACAAGCCTTTGCTCGAGTCTATAGTTTTAGTGATCGCATTCGTTATTACTGGCCTGATGCTGAAATTAATGCCGCCATCGACACACTAATGGATAACTTATCCGTTAAACCTATTCCATTGCCTTTATTGAGCCAATATCTGCCTTATCAATTTACCCAATTTAGAGAAGGCATGATTGACGGATCACCTGAATCTTTTGTTATTGCGAAAATACGTGATGTGTTATCGGTTTATGCCGATGCGTGCTATGTCCATTAA
- the agaR gene encoding transcriptional repressor AgaR, which translates to MKAAVERRMEILDMVNQQGKARVEDLAELFKVSSVTIRSDLSFLEKNGYIVRSHGAAIPNTGFIAELSIHEKRGQNAGIKTLIGKAAATLIKDGDTVILDSGTTTREIATHLKSRENVVVMTNGLDVAMELANTSGVEVLMTGGVLRKSALSFSGSQAENSLRNYRFDKVFLGVDGFDLRVGITTHNEQEASLNRLMCDISETIIAVADSTKFSKRSCHMIREFGDIDILVTDSGIPEEYIQELKEHKIEVIIVDDKAS; encoded by the coding sequence GTGAAAGCGGCAGTTGAGAGGCGTATGGAAATCCTCGATATGGTAAACCAACAAGGTAAAGCCAGAGTCGAAGATCTCGCTGAATTATTTAAAGTCTCAAGTGTCACTATCCGCAGCGATCTAAGTTTTCTTGAGAAAAATGGTTATATCGTTCGCTCTCATGGTGCAGCAATTCCTAATACGGGATTTATTGCCGAATTGAGTATCCACGAAAAACGTGGGCAAAACGCGGGCATTAAAACATTAATCGGGAAAGCTGCCGCAACGCTGATAAAGGATGGAGACACCGTCATTCTTGACTCGGGGACAACTACTCGCGAAATCGCGACACATTTAAAGTCGCGCGAAAATGTAGTGGTCATGACTAACGGTCTGGATGTCGCAATGGAGTTAGCAAATACCTCAGGTGTGGAAGTATTAATGACCGGTGGTGTATTGCGAAAAAGTGCGTTGTCTTTTTCAGGCTCACAAGCTGAAAATAGCCTTAGAAATTATCGATTTGATAAGGTATTTCTAGGTGTTGACGGATTCGATTTACGTGTTGGTATCACCACACACAATGAACAGGAAGCCAGTCTTAACCGTTTAATGTGTGATATCTCAGAAACGATTATTGCGGTTGCAGATTCTACGAAATTCAGTAAACGCAGCTGTCATATGATCAGAGAGTTTGGTGATATTGATATATTAGTGACCGACTCAGGTATCCCTGAAGAGTATATTCAGGAACTGAAAGAGCACAAAATCGAAGTGATTATCGTCGACGATAAGGCATCGTAA
- a CDS encoding anaerobic sulfatase maturase, producing the protein MALNQPAYFHMMAKPTSYHCNIKCEYCFYLEKENIFQDEEKETGHTVMPDGVLRRYIKDYIQSHSGDQVDFSWQGGEPTLAGLAFFEQVVKYQKQFANGKTITNSVQTNAIAINRQWAQFFADNHFLLGVSIDGIEAVHDKYRISVNGSPTFERVKRAIKLLNEYGVEFNTLTVVNDQNWNKGKETYQALKELGSTFFQFIPIVEVDRRFPHTHGGHYAPGPNAQLAPFSVPAEGYGQFMTEVFNEWIRQGDIGKIYIRLFDSLLGTWMGYPASTCIQSKTCGQALIIEANGDIYSCDHYVYPANNLGNIHQNSLARLVTSKQQQRFGQNKYDKQTSLCKQCEVQSLCYGGCPKHRIIAIEGEKHRHNYLCRSYKQIFHHTAIGMQLMQQSISRGGLASDALPAMKKNYIK; encoded by the coding sequence ATGGCATTAAATCAACCTGCTTATTTTCATATGATGGCAAAACCCACAAGCTACCACTGTAATATTAAGTGTGAATACTGCTTTTATCTGGAAAAAGAAAATATTTTTCAAGATGAAGAAAAAGAGACAGGCCATACCGTCATGCCTGATGGTGTCCTTCGTCGTTATATTAAAGACTATATACAGTCACACAGTGGCGACCAGGTTGATTTTTCTTGGCAAGGAGGAGAACCAACACTTGCTGGATTAGCCTTCTTTGAGCAAGTCGTTAAATACCAAAAGCAATTTGCTAACGGCAAGACAATTACAAATAGCGTACAAACCAATGCAATCGCCATTAATCGCCAATGGGCACAATTTTTTGCGGATAACCACTTTCTATTAGGTGTTTCCATCGATGGTATTGAAGCGGTTCACGATAAATATCGTATTTCAGTCAATGGTAGCCCTACTTTTGAACGAGTAAAGCGTGCAATTAAGCTACTAAACGAATATGGCGTCGAATTTAATACACTCACGGTAGTTAACGACCAAAATTGGAATAAAGGAAAAGAAACCTACCAAGCCTTAAAAGAATTAGGTTCAACATTCTTTCAATTTATTCCCATTGTCGAAGTCGATAGACGCTTTCCTCATACTCATGGCGGACATTATGCCCCTGGCCCCAATGCACAACTGGCTCCATTTTCTGTTCCAGCCGAAGGCTACGGACAATTTATGACAGAAGTGTTTAATGAATGGATACGCCAAGGCGATATTGGAAAAATATATATTCGTTTATTTGATAGCTTATTAGGCACATGGATGGGATATCCTGCATCAACATGTATTCAATCGAAAACCTGTGGTCAGGCGTTAATCATTGAGGCAAATGGTGATATTTATTCTTGTGATCACTATGTTTATCCCGCCAATAATTTAGGCAATATCCATCAAAATAGCCTTGCTCGCTTAGTAACATCAAAACAGCAACAGCGCTTTGGTCAAAATAAATACGATAAACAAACCAGCCTTTGTAAACAGTGTGAAGTGCAAAGCTTATGTTATGGCGGTTGCCCTAAACATCGCATTATTGCTATTGAAGGTGAAAAACATCGTCATAACTACCTATGTCGTTCTTATAAACAAATATTTCATCATACAGCGATAGGTATGCAGTTAATGCAGCAATCTATTTCACGAGGAGGTCTCGCCAGCGATGCACTTCCCGCAATGAAAAAAAACTACATAAAGTAG
- a CDS encoding sulfatase family protein: MTLPSVRKSLLAGLIATSCLSAPISANAGGTPEKPNVLLIVMDDLGTGQLDFVLDTLDVDALAQRPTPPRYEGDINKMVEAARIAMPNVSDMAANGAKMTNAFVAHPVCGPSRAGIFTGRSPASFGTYSNDDAILGIPKDIKLLPSLFQENGYATASIGKWHNAKVIRKPKINESKQTRDYHDNMISTPEAGYAPHERGFDYDFSYYASGVALWNSPAFWRNGVNIPAPDYTTHLLTDETLKFIDEHKDKPFFINLSYSVPHIPLEQASPAKYMEKFDTGNVEADKYFAALNAADEGIGQIIAKLKENGELENTLIFFLSDNGAVNESPMPMNAMDRGFKGQMFNGGVRVPFIAYQPGTIPAGTKSDEMISALDILPTALQTAGIAIPDNLNVEGKNIMPLLKGETTKSPHNYLYWAGPGTKHYSEENQEFWHGYHQWITYQRKTPPTNPNLEKLSKGAWAVRDGEWALYFYDDGKNQPQLFNDKKDPAESIDLAKQNPQKVAELKNAYYQWIKDKPKPVLWGQDHYQILVDSAKP, encoded by the coding sequence GTGACCTTACCTTCTGTTAGAAAAAGCTTACTCGCTGGGCTCATTGCTACATCGTGTTTAAGTGCCCCAATATCTGCCAATGCAGGTGGAACACCTGAAAAACCGAATGTGCTGTTGATCGTGATGGATGATTTAGGCACCGGACAGCTTGACTTTGTGTTAGATACCTTAGATGTGGATGCGTTAGCACAAAGACCGACACCTCCTCGTTATGAAGGAGATATCAACAAAATGGTAGAAGCTGCACGCATTGCCATGCCTAATGTCAGCGATATGGCGGCAAATGGTGCAAAAATGACTAATGCATTTGTTGCACACCCTGTTTGTGGCCCTTCTCGAGCAGGTATCTTTACTGGGCGCTCTCCTGCAAGCTTTGGTACTTACAGTAATGACGATGCTATTTTAGGTATTCCAAAAGATATCAAACTATTGCCTTCACTTTTCCAAGAAAATGGCTATGCCACCGCCAGTATTGGTAAATGGCATAACGCAAAAGTTATTCGCAAACCGAAAATTAATGAAAGTAAGCAAACTCGTGATTATCACGACAATATGATCTCAACGCCAGAAGCGGGTTATGCCCCTCATGAACGAGGTTTCGATTATGACTTTAGCTATTACGCATCAGGAGTAGCTTTATGGAATTCACCTGCATTTTGGCGTAATGGTGTCAATATTCCTGCTCCGGATTACACCACTCATCTTTTAACGGATGAAACCCTAAAATTTATTGATGAACATAAAGATAAACCTTTCTTTATCAATCTTTCATATAGCGTTCCCCATATTCCATTAGAACAAGCTTCTCCTGCTAAATATATGGAGAAATTTGATACAGGAAATGTTGAGGCAGATAAATACTTTGCTGCATTAAATGCAGCCGATGAAGGTATTGGTCAAATTATTGCGAAATTAAAAGAAAATGGTGAGTTAGAAAATACACTGATCTTTTTCTTATCGGATAATGGTGCTGTTAATGAGTCACCAATGCCAATGAATGCGATGGATAGAGGCTTTAAAGGGCAAATGTTTAATGGTGGCGTTAGAGTACCTTTTATTGCTTATCAACCTGGCACTATTCCAGCTGGAACAAAAAGTGATGAGATGATCTCCGCACTTGATATTTTACCGACTGCACTACAAACAGCAGGTATTGCGATCCCTGACAATCTAAACGTTGAAGGGAAAAATATCATGCCTTTACTTAAAGGTGAAACAACAAAGTCCCCTCATAACTATCTTTATTGGGCCGGCCCTGGTACTAAACATTACAGTGAAGAAAACCAAGAGTTTTGGCACGGATATCACCAATGGATAACCTATCAACGTAAAACACCGCCTACAAATCCTAATTTAGAAAAACTCTCTAAAGGTGCTTGGGCTGTACGTGATGGTGAATGGGCGCTCTATTTTTATGATGATGGAAAAAATCAGCCTCAACTTTTTAACGATAAAAAAGATCCTGCTGAATCAATCGATCTTGCTAAACAAAATCCACAAAAAGTGGCAGAACTAAAAAATGCGTATTACCAGTGGATCAAAGATAAGCCAAAGCCCGTTCTTTGGGGACAAGATCACTATCAAATACTAGTGGATTCTGCAAAACCTTAA
- a CDS encoding DUF2264 domain-containing protein → MAIEIASSARPKLPYEHPNVEIYQRLFKENIIRRLVRKSAYRRYDKTITDFFNDESQSLFSLCEMLTQYVTQAFHHYQVWGYSHAYYPGSPGQQTARTDALEGVSRVLPLLATWIVSSKKSTLMGLNHQAFNLPLMIKQSFIHGTDPLHKGYWGKLEDYDQRICEASDLALTLWISREWVWDTLTPTTQQQIITWFEQVNHCEIVDNNWHFFPLTVQFVIKALTGKDTIAHWRYERLKEFYVGDGWFRDGAKGNYDYYNAWGFYYSLYWLTQIDPQFDTTFITQSLNTFNQHYLYFMTPKGIPFFGRSACYRLAVSAPLLAGVDLHCPSVKVGEAKRAFESSLRYFISQGALKNGAPTQGLFTHDPRLVDNYSGPASSFWSLRAVIIALYCADRINLWQTPSLPLPIEKDNFRFEIPAIQALVTGVKATQEVNVIFCEDYTTQQTPLTRRLEKQTLAQKVAETVIGQSRRPKNNLLRKGITSYSSKMAHFF, encoded by the coding sequence ATGGCTATTGAAATTGCATCTTCAGCACGACCCAAACTCCCTTATGAGCACCCAAACGTAGAAATCTACCAACGCTTATTTAAGGAAAATATCATTCGACGATTAGTCAGAAAATCAGCTTATCGTCGCTATGATAAAACGATCACTGACTTTTTTAATGATGAAAGTCAGTCACTTTTCTCTTTATGTGAAATGCTGACACAGTATGTCACACAGGCTTTTCATCATTACCAAGTCTGGGGTTACTCTCATGCTTATTATCCCGGAAGCCCAGGACAACAAACGGCAAGAACGGATGCTCTTGAAGGTGTTAGCAGGGTACTTCCTCTACTTGCAACATGGATAGTTAGCAGCAAGAAAAGTACATTGATGGGATTAAATCATCAAGCTTTCAACTTACCTTTAATGATCAAACAAAGCTTTATTCATGGCACTGATCCACTTCATAAAGGATATTGGGGGAAACTTGAAGATTACGATCAACGAATTTGTGAAGCATCTGATTTAGCGCTCACTCTTTGGATAAGCCGTGAATGGGTGTGGGATACATTAACCCCCACAACACAACAACAAATTATTACTTGGTTTGAGCAAGTTAATCACTGTGAAATTGTTGATAATAACTGGCATTTCTTCCCTCTTACCGTCCAATTTGTCATTAAAGCACTCACAGGGAAAGACACGATTGCCCATTGGCGATATGAACGATTAAAAGAGTTTTATGTTGGTGACGGATGGTTTCGTGATGGAGCAAAAGGTAATTATGATTACTACAATGCGTGGGGCTTTTACTATTCATTATATTGGTTAACGCAAATTGATCCTCAATTTGATACGACATTTATTACTCAATCACTTAATACCTTTAATCAGCATTACCTTTATTTTATGACTCCCAAAGGTATTCCTTTCTTTGGTCGAAGTGCCTGCTATCGCCTTGCGGTTTCTGCTCCATTATTAGCGGGTGTCGATTTACATTGTCCTTCAGTAAAAGTAGGCGAGGCAAAACGCGCCTTTGAAAGCAGTTTACGTTATTTTATTTCTCAAGGGGCATTAAAAAATGGCGCCCCGACTCAAGGCTTATTTACTCACGATCCTCGTTTAGTTGATAACTACAGTGGACCTGCCAGTAGTTTTTGGTCATTGCGTGCCGTGATTATTGCGCTTTATTGTGCTGATCGTATCAATTTATGGCAAACACCTTCACTTCCATTACCTATCGAAAAAGATAACTTTCGTTTCGAAATTCCTGCTATTCAAGCTTTAGTGACTGGAGTGAAAGCAACACAAGAGGTAAACGTCATTTTTTGCGAAGATTATACAACTCAGCAAACACCATTAACCCGCCGTTTAGAAAAACAAACCTTAGCACAAAAAGTCGCTGAAACCGTGATAGGACAGTCAAGACGACCGAAAAATAATTTATTACGCAAAGGGATCACCAGTTATAGCTCTAAAATGGCACATTTTTTCTAA
- a CDS encoding tagatose bisphosphate family class II aldolase, whose protein sequence is MYLVSTRNMLNKAQRENYAVPAFNIHNLETIQVVMETAAEMASPVILAGTPSTFAYAGSDYLISICQQAAEQYRIPVALHLDHHEDIPDICHKVISGVRSAMIDASHFHFEENIRIVKEVVNFCHHWDCTVEAELGRLGGQEDDLVVDAKDALFTDPDSAVQFIKATGIDSLAVAIGTAHGMYKHEPHLDFDRLAIIRQKTDIPLVLHGASGIPDADVRRCIDLGICKVNVATELKIAFSNAIKQYFLDNPDASDPRHYLVPGKAAMKAVVADKIRVCKSDGKL, encoded by the coding sequence ATGTATCTGGTTTCTACTCGTAATATGCTCAATAAAGCACAGCGTGAAAATTATGCTGTGCCTGCTTTTAATATTCATAACTTGGAAACCATTCAAGTTGTGATGGAAACAGCCGCTGAGATGGCATCACCTGTTATCTTAGCGGGTACACCAAGCACGTTTGCTTATGCAGGTAGTGATTATTTGATCTCTATTTGCCAGCAGGCCGCAGAACAATATCGTATCCCTGTTGCCCTACATTTAGATCACCATGAAGATATTCCTGATATTTGTCATAAAGTCATTTCTGGTGTGCGATCTGCCATGATTGATGCCTCTCATTTTCATTTTGAAGAAAACATTCGTATCGTTAAAGAAGTGGTTAATTTCTGCCATCATTGGGATTGTACCGTTGAAGCTGAATTAGGTCGTTTAGGTGGGCAAGAAGACGACTTAGTCGTTGATGCTAAAGATGCGCTTTTCACCGATCCTGATTCAGCTGTACAATTTATCAAAGCAACGGGTATTGATTCATTAGCGGTTGCAATTGGTACCGCGCATGGCATGTACAAACATGAACCTCATCTCGATTTTGATCGTTTAGCCATTATTCGCCAAAAGACTGACATTCCTTTAGTTCTTCATGGTGCATCGGGTATTCCTGATGCCGATGTACGCCGTTGTATTGATTTAGGTATTTGCAAAGTTAACGTTGCAACCGAACTGAAAATTGCTTTCTCTAACGCTATCAAGCAATACTTTTTAGATAACCCTGATGCAAGTGATCCTCGTCATTACCTTGTACCAGGCAAAGCCGCAATGAAAGCTGTGGTTGCAGATAAAATTCGTGTCTGTAAAAGTGATGGAAAACTGTGA
- a CDS encoding sugar kinase, translating to MKTNKTVAIIGECMIELSGQPFLPQQQRFGGDTLNTALYLSRLSPSLHPLYMTGLGTDTYSALMQKAWENEGIDCQSVITIPEKLPGLYAIEIDAHGERSFHYWRNDAAARYIATDKRFLDSFDALPDDSVIYLSGISLAILTHEGKIALLTLLAQLKQRGMTLIVDSNYRPRLWDSIPHAQEWFEKLYRISDIALVTGDDEQILWQKPALTEQDITQRLHQWGNQNVIVKLGANGAYWSDGKSTGYVSPKPIDSVIDTTAAGDSFNAAFIAAWLQNQNLSTCCLWGNTLAGLVIQHHGAIIPHEITDSFYTLIKDNHDTVNC from the coding sequence GTGAAAACCAATAAAACTGTCGCCATTATTGGCGAATGTATGATAGAGCTGAGTGGTCAACCGTTCTTACCACAACAACAACGTTTTGGTGGCGATACACTGAATACCGCACTCTATTTATCGCGACTATCGCCTTCATTACATCCGCTTTATATGACAGGACTAGGCACTGATACTTACAGTGCCTTAATGCAGAAAGCATGGGAAAACGAGGGGATCGATTGCCAATCTGTTATTACTATTCCCGAAAAACTTCCTGGTCTATATGCTATTGAAATTGATGCTCATGGTGAGCGCAGTTTCCACTATTGGCGAAATGATGCTGCCGCACGTTATATTGCGACCGATAAGCGTTTTTTAGACAGTTTCGATGCACTTCCTGATGATAGCGTCATTTATCTTAGCGGTATTTCTCTTGCTATTTTAACGCATGAAGGAAAAATCGCTTTACTCACCTTATTAGCACAACTTAAACAGCGTGGAATGACGCTCATTGTCGATTCTAATTATCGACCACGTTTATGGGATTCAATACCTCATGCACAAGAGTGGTTTGAAAAGCTGTATCGCATTAGTGATATTGCTTTAGTCACTGGTGATGATGAGCAAATACTTTGGCAAAAACCAGCGCTGACAGAACAAGACATTACACAACGCCTTCATCAATGGGGTAATCAGAACGTCATTGTCAAATTGGGTGCTAATGGCGCTTACTGGTCTGATGGCAAAAGTACGGGCTATGTTTCTCCCAAACCCATTGATTCCGTTATTGATACCACCGCCGCAGGTGACTCTTTTAATGCTGCTTTTATTGCTGCTTGGCTACAAAATCAAAACCTATCGACCTGCTGTTTATGGGGAAATACCTTAGCTGGACTCGTCATTCAACACCATGGCGCCATCATTCCTCATGAAATTACTGATTCATTCTACACACTAATCAAGGATAACCATGACACAGTCAATTGTTGA